In a genomic window of Methylobacter sp. YRD-M1:
- the bamC gene encoding outer membrane protein assembly factor BamC yields MQIIFKNFIPAVLLAATLVSCGTTEEVRYRDTSMLEKPPTLISNRPAGEQKGVDSSAEPDSAESEGEAKTGLGTKVYMTDSNSPSLIIKQPFDEAWSTLAQALKQQDIEVADRNRELKAYYLAFDPDDYDPESTFSFFKDDYAKEDYLLKLEDRGGETAISAEAVDKPKPDSASDEGRPTDGAERLLKSLHEALRDDLIKE; encoded by the coding sequence ATGCAAATAATCTTCAAAAACTTTATTCCTGCTGTATTGCTGGCTGCAACCTTGGTTTCCTGCGGAACGACGGAAGAGGTTCGATACCGTGATACTTCCATGCTTGAAAAACCGCCGACGCTGATCAGCAACAGGCCTGCCGGGGAGCAAAAAGGAGTCGATAGCAGCGCAGAGCCTGATAGCGCTGAATCGGAAGGAGAGGCCAAAACCGGCCTGGGAACTAAAGTCTATATGACCGATTCCAATTCACCGTCGTTAATCATCAAGCAGCCTTTCGACGAGGCCTGGAGCACGCTTGCTCAAGCCTTAAAACAACAGGATATTGAAGTTGCAGACCGCAATCGGGAGTTAAAGGCTTATTATCTCGCCTTTGATCCTGACGATTATGATCCTGAAAGCACTTTCTCATTTTTCAAGGATGACTATGCCAAAGAAGATTATCTGCTAAAGCTGGAAGACAGGGGCGGCGAAACGGCAATAAGTGCTGAAGCGGTAGATAAACCCAAACCCGACAGTGCATCAGATGAGGGCAGACCGACCGATGGCGCTGAGAGACTGTTGAAGTCATTGCATGAAGCCCTGCGCGATGATCTGATAAAAGAATAG
- a CDS encoding carbon-nitrogen hydrolase family protein produces the protein MNKCAAIQMASSPSISANLLEADKLIGEAAKAGAKLVALPENFALMGEHESDKIKAKEPDGSGPIQNFLASVAKKYGVWVVGGTIPLAAGNENKVRAACLIYNDQGERVARYDKVHLFDVNVPGTSEVYRESDSIECGTEPLVIDTPFGKLGVAVCYDLRFPEFFRKMVEQGMEILVIPSAFTAETGAAHWEILLRARAIENLCYVIAPNQGGFHLNGRKTFGHSMIIDPWGVVLDCYKTGGGFVCADIDRGRLERVRSAFPALSHRRFF, from the coding sequence ATGAATAAATGTGCGGCCATACAAATGGCATCAAGTCCCAGTATCAGCGCTAATCTGCTGGAAGCCGACAAGCTGATTGGCGAGGCGGCAAAAGCCGGCGCCAAGCTCGTTGCCCTGCCGGAAAATTTTGCCCTGATGGGAGAGCATGAATCAGATAAGATTAAGGCGAAAGAACCTGACGGTTCCGGCCCTATCCAGAATTTTTTAGCCTCGGTAGCGAAAAAATACGGAGTATGGGTAGTCGGCGGCACTATTCCACTGGCTGCCGGCAATGAAAACAAAGTGCGGGCAGCCTGCCTTATCTATAACGACCAGGGCGAGCGAGTGGCGCGCTATGACAAGGTGCACCTGTTCGATGTGAATGTGCCGGGCACGAGTGAGGTTTACCGCGAATCGGATAGCATTGAATGCGGCACTGAACCTTTGGTCATTGATACGCCTTTCGGCAAGCTCGGCGTGGCGGTCTGCTATGATCTTCGCTTCCCTGAGTTTTTTCGCAAGATGGTTGAGCAAGGCATGGAAATACTGGTGATCCCCTCCGCGTTTACCGCCGAAACGGGCGCGGCGCATTGGGAAATATTGCTGCGCGCGCGGGCGATAGAAAATCTGTGTTATGTCATCGCACCGAACCAGGGCGGTTTTCATCTGAATGGCCGCAAGACCTTTGGACACAGCATGATCATCGACCCATGGGGCGTTGTGCTGGATTGCTATAAAACCGGCGGCGGTTTCGTTTGCGCCGATATTGATCGGGGCCGCCTGGAAAGAGTCCGCAGTGCATTTCCGGCGCTGAGTCATCGTCGTTTCTTTTAA